In Micromonospora sp. WMMD980, the following are encoded in one genomic region:
- a CDS encoding PHP domain-containing protein: MTARDPIADLRRIAFLLERANEATYRVRAFRSAANALGALPAGEVAERARTGKLTELAGVGDVTARCVAESLAGAEPVYLRRLLATEGTDLDEEAARLRDALRGDCHSHSDWSDGGSPIEEMALAAVELGHEYLVLTDHSPRLKVARGLTADRLRKQLDHVAAVNEALPKGFRILTGIEVDILADGSLDQTDELLARLDVVVGSVHSGLSDDRAKMTRRMLAAVANPHLDILGHCTGRMVSSRPAGVTGPGDKGHRARTRKESDFDADAVFAACAERDVAIEINSRPERQDPPKRLIRRALEAGCRFAIDTDAHAPGQLDWQRFGCERAARCGVPADRVVNTWTADRLLKWTAGRG, encoded by the coding sequence ATGACTGCCCGGGATCCCATCGCCGACCTGCGCCGGATCGCGTTCCTGCTGGAACGGGCGAACGAGGCCACCTACCGGGTCCGGGCGTTCCGGTCGGCGGCGAACGCCCTGGGCGCGCTGCCGGCCGGCGAGGTGGCCGAGCGGGCCCGCACCGGAAAGCTGACCGAGCTGGCCGGCGTCGGTGACGTCACCGCCCGCTGCGTGGCCGAGTCGCTGGCCGGTGCGGAGCCGGTCTACCTGCGCCGGCTGCTCGCCACCGAGGGCACCGACCTGGACGAGGAGGCGGCGAGGCTGCGCGACGCGCTGCGCGGCGACTGCCACAGCCACTCCGACTGGTCCGACGGCGGCTCACCGATCGAGGAGATGGCGTTGGCCGCGGTCGAGCTGGGCCACGAATACCTGGTGCTCACCGACCACTCGCCACGACTCAAGGTGGCCCGGGGCCTCACCGCGGACCGGCTCCGCAAGCAACTCGACCACGTGGCCGCGGTGAACGAGGCGCTGCCGAAGGGCTTCCGCATCCTCACCGGCATCGAGGTCGACATCCTCGCCGACGGCTCGCTGGACCAGACCGACGAGTTGCTGGCCCGGCTGGACGTGGTGGTCGGCTCGGTGCACAGCGGCCTGAGCGACGACCGGGCGAAGATGACCCGCCGGATGCTGGCCGCGGTCGCCAACCCGCACCTGGACATCCTCGGCCACTGCACCGGCCGGATGGTGTCGTCCCGACCGGCCGGCGTGACCGGGCCGGGCGACAAGGGGCACCGGGCGCGTACCCGCAAGGAGAGCGACTTCGACGCGGACGCCGTCTTCGCCGCCTGCGCGGAGCGCGACGTCGCCATCGAGATCAACTCGCGGCCGGAGCGGCAGGACCCGCCGAAAAGGTTGATCCGCCGCGCCCTGGAGGCGGGCTGCCGGTTCGCCATCGACACCGACGCGCACGCCCCCGGTCAGCTCGACTGGCAGCGGTTCGGCTGCGAGCGGGCGGCCCGCTGCGGCGTGCCGGCGGACCGGGTGGTCAACACCTGGACGGCCGACCGCCTGCTGAAGTGGACGGCCGGCCGCGGCTGA
- a CDS encoding peptidoglycan DD-metalloendopeptidase family protein, which translates to MRSPSIGRRARPAFPVLLLVAALAAGCDRPAGPADGWRDPSPMATAAQPAEPTAGPAPSVLSSTAPVPTPTRAAARRVFPVRAGNVDYHPTHGGYPGTDLFADCGEPVVAVTDGVVLEVSRVDRFDKRGPLGPNNGGLSVSLLGDDGVRYYGSHLSAVAAGVDAGVRVRAGQQLGRVGRTGNANNVCHLHFGVSPKCSGHDDWWIRRGVVWPAPYLDSWRKGGNRSPVAEVTAWQRKHGCPTSPGGSAAGG; encoded by the coding sequence ATGCGCTCGCCATCGATCGGACGCCGCGCGCGTCCGGCGTTCCCGGTCCTGCTGCTCGTCGCGGCGCTGGCCGCCGGGTGCGACCGTCCCGCCGGGCCGGCCGACGGGTGGCGGGACCCGAGTCCGATGGCGACCGCCGCGCAGCCCGCCGAGCCGACGGCGGGCCCGGCCCCGTCCGTGCTCTCCTCCACCGCGCCGGTACCGACGCCGACCCGTGCGGCGGCGCGTCGGGTCTTCCCGGTGCGGGCCGGCAACGTCGACTACCACCCGACGCACGGCGGCTATCCGGGCACCGACCTGTTCGCCGACTGCGGCGAGCCGGTGGTGGCGGTCACCGACGGGGTGGTCCTGGAGGTGAGCCGGGTGGACCGGTTCGACAAGCGCGGGCCGCTCGGGCCGAACAACGGCGGGTTGTCGGTCTCGCTGCTCGGTGACGACGGGGTGCGCTACTACGGCTCCCACCTGAGCGCGGTCGCGGCCGGCGTGGACGCCGGCGTCCGGGTCCGCGCCGGGCAGCAGCTCGGCAGGGTGGGCCGCACCGGCAACGCCAACAACGTGTGCCACCTGCACTTCGGGGTCTCCCCGAAGTGCTCCGGCCACGACGACTGGTGGATCCGCCGGGGCGTGGTCTGGCCGGCGCCCTACCTCGACTCCTGGCGCAAGGGCGGCAACCGTTCCCCGGTCGCCGAGGTCACCGCGTGGCAGCGCAAGCACGGCTGCCCCACGTCGCCGGGCGGGTCCGCCGCGGGCGGCTGA
- a CDS encoding tRNA adenosine deaminase-associated protein, which yields MSYFAAAVARVDGGWTAGEVSLRGVTDVEEVADRLRDVEPDADLSLLFVEADDTYLVVLRLDEGEDLRVFGSDSAYAEESRLGALLVGDLKTSVTGLEDVDEPRPSGGDDESEQPAVDPEADPVGDADLLTDLGIPAQKLLALCAHEGNMPADVTAEICQVLGCVDEVEELREV from the coding sequence GTGTCGTACTTCGCTGCTGCCGTGGCGCGCGTCGACGGCGGCTGGACCGCCGGCGAGGTGAGCCTGCGGGGTGTCACCGACGTCGAGGAGGTGGCCGACCGGCTGCGCGACGTCGAGCCGGACGCGGACCTCTCCCTGCTCTTCGTCGAGGCCGACGACACCTACCTCGTGGTGCTGCGCCTGGACGAGGGGGAGGACCTGCGGGTCTTCGGGTCCGACTCGGCGTACGCGGAGGAGTCCCGGCTGGGCGCGCTGCTGGTGGGCGACCTGAAGACGTCGGTCACCGGGCTGGAGGACGTCGACGAGCCGCGACCGTCCGGCGGCGACGACGAGAGCGAGCAGCCGGCCGTCGACCCGGAAGCCGACCCGGTGGGCGACGCCGACCTCCTCACCGACCTGGGCATCCCGGCACAGAAGCTGCTCGCGCTCTGCGCGCACGAGGGCAACATGCCGGCCGACGTGACGGCCGAGATCTGCCAGGTGCTCGGCTGCGTGGACGAGGTCGAGGAGTTGCGTGAGGTCTGA
- a CDS encoding nucleoside deaminase — protein MRRALQVAVTGPDGGPPDEGADDVPVGAVLYGPDGAELATGRNERELTGDPTAHAEVLALRRAARRLGRWRLDDCTLVVTLEPCTMCAGAIALARVPTVVFGAWEPKTGAVGSLWDVLRDRRLPHRPEVYGGVLAAESAALLRAFFR, from the coding sequence ATGCGCCGGGCGCTTCAGGTCGCGGTGACCGGCCCGGACGGCGGGCCGCCCGACGAGGGCGCCGATGACGTGCCGGTCGGCGCGGTGCTCTACGGCCCCGACGGCGCCGAACTGGCGACCGGGCGCAACGAGCGGGAGCTGACCGGCGATCCCACCGCCCACGCCGAGGTGCTGGCGCTGCGCCGCGCCGCGCGGCGGCTGGGCCGGTGGCGGCTGGACGACTGCACGCTCGTGGTGACGCTGGAGCCGTGCACCATGTGCGCCGGGGCGATCGCGCTGGCCCGCGTCCCGACCGTGGTGTTCGGGGCGTGGGAGCCGAAGACCGGCGCGGTCGGCTCGCTCTGGGACGTGCTGCGCGACCGTCGCCTCCCGCACCGCCCGGAGGTGTACGGCGGCGTCCTCGCAGCGGAGAGCGCGGCGTTGCTGCGCGCGTTCTTCAGATAA
- the deoD gene encoding purine-nucleoside phosphorylase, which translates to MSTHIGAEPGEIAERVLMPGDPLRAKWIAETYLEEARCYTTVRGMLGFTGRWNGVDVSVQGSGMGMPSASIYAHELINDYGVRTLIRVGSCGALTEDLQLRDVVAAIGSSTDSNMNRMRFDGLIDYAPVADFGLLRTSVEVAERRGITMRVGPILAADAFYTDRPDLYDTLADYGVLAVEMESAALYTIAARFKARALTILTVSDHIKTGEKTTSQEREQTFGQMVEIALDTAVA; encoded by the coding sequence ATGAGTACGCACATCGGCGCTGAGCCGGGAGAGATCGCCGAGCGGGTCCTGATGCCGGGCGACCCGCTGCGGGCCAAGTGGATCGCGGAGACCTACCTCGAGGAGGCCCGCTGCTACACCACGGTGCGCGGGATGCTGGGCTTCACCGGGCGGTGGAACGGCGTCGACGTCTCCGTCCAGGGCTCCGGCATGGGCATGCCGTCCGCCTCCATCTACGCGCACGAGCTGATCAACGACTACGGCGTGAGGACACTGATCCGGGTCGGCTCCTGCGGCGCCCTGACCGAGGACCTGCAGTTGCGGGACGTGGTGGCGGCCATCGGCTCGTCCACCGACTCGAACATGAACCGGATGCGCTTCGACGGGCTGATCGACTACGCCCCGGTGGCCGACTTCGGGCTGCTGCGCACCTCGGTGGAGGTGGCCGAGCGGCGCGGCATCACCATGCGGGTCGGCCCGATCCTGGCCGCGGACGCCTTCTACACCGACCGGCCGGACCTGTACGACACGCTCGCCGACTACGGCGTGCTGGCGGTGGAGATGGAGTCGGCGGCGCTCTACACCATCGCGGCCCGGTTCAAGGCCCGCGCGCTGACCATCCTGACCGTCAGCGACCACATCAAGACCGGTGAGAAGACCACGTCGCAGGAGCGTGAGCAGACGTTCGGCCAGATGGTCGAGATCGCCCTGGACACCGCTGTCGCCTGA
- a CDS encoding SigE family RNA polymerase sigma factor, with protein sequence MSSGQVDVCAPPAAERQPGPLARWRIARRRERDVQDEDFSAFVAASAPRLRRTAYLMCRDWHLAQDLTQITFTRMYASWGRIRQSANLDAYSRRVLVNALFDQRRRRSGTEVVCAEPPDRSEPEPNPELHVALMTALATLPVRDQAIVVLRHWEDQSVAAVAKIVGLSVSAVKMRDARALGRIRALLGEDFTGN encoded by the coding sequence GTGAGCAGCGGGCAGGTCGACGTCTGCGCCCCGCCGGCCGCCGAACGTCAGCCCGGCCCGCTGGCCCGGTGGAGAATCGCCCGCCGACGCGAGCGTGACGTCCAAGACGAGGACTTCAGCGCGTTCGTCGCGGCGAGCGCGCCCCGACTGAGACGCACCGCCTACCTCATGTGCCGGGACTGGCACCTCGCCCAGGACCTGACCCAGATCACGTTCACCCGCATGTACGCCTCCTGGGGTCGCATCCGGCAGAGCGCGAACCTCGACGCGTACAGCCGACGGGTGCTCGTGAACGCCCTCTTCGACCAGCGGCGACGGCGCAGCGGCACCGAGGTGGTCTGCGCGGAGCCGCCCGACCGTTCGGAACCGGAGCCGAATCCGGAACTGCACGTCGCGCTGATGACCGCGCTGGCGACGCTGCCCGTCCGGGACCAGGCGATCGTGGTGCTGCGGCACTGGGAGGACCAGAGCGTCGCCGCCGTCGCCAAGATCGTTGGGCTGTCCGTCTCGGCGGTGAAGATGCGCGACGCCCGGGCGTTGGGCCGGATCCGCGCGCTGCTCGGCGAGGACTTCACCGGGAACTGA
- a CDS encoding permease-like cell division protein FtsX produces the protein MDQNLHVLFERALGAGPAPPTGELAREAMVAGTALRRRRGLLAGGATAGLVAIAATLVALNLTPTSPEPVPPAAIGAPEPSTDPACSPQMRREPVDARIFLRQDVTDQQRLDLRAALQSYPPVRRVTFQGHDEAYARFKESYQDNPDLVGSVEPEQLPESFQVELVRTADYARLAAKFRDASGVDQIAANPCAFRTGSGEGE, from the coding sequence GTGGACCAGAACCTGCACGTGCTCTTCGAGCGGGCACTCGGCGCCGGACCCGCGCCCCCGACCGGGGAACTGGCCCGGGAGGCCATGGTGGCGGGCACCGCGCTGCGGCGCAGGCGTGGCCTGCTCGCGGGCGGCGCGACGGCCGGCCTCGTCGCGATCGCCGCCACCCTGGTCGCCCTGAACCTGACACCGACATCCCCGGAGCCGGTGCCACCGGCGGCGATCGGAGCACCAGAGCCGTCCACGGACCCCGCGTGCAGCCCCCAGATGCGACGCGAGCCGGTCGACGCTCGGATCTTCCTGCGGCAGGACGTCACCGATCAGCAGCGCCTCGACCTGCGCGCTGCGCTCCAGTCGTACCCGCCGGTGCGGCGCGTGACGTTCCAGGGTCACGACGAGGCGTACGCCAGGTTCAAGGAGTCCTACCAGGACAACCCGGATCTGGTCGGCTCAGTGGAACCGGAGCAGCTTCCCGAGTCCTTCCAGGTCGAGCTGGTGCGGACGGCGGACTACGCGCGGCTCGCGGCGAAGTTTCGCGACGCGAGCGGCGTGGACCAGATCGCGGCCAACCCCTGCGCGTTCCGCACCGGTTCCGGGGAGGGCGAGTGA
- a CDS encoding glycosyl hydrolase: MIQRTRTRACLAGAAAAVTALATALVTTPPAQAAAGACSVTWQVTNEWSGGATTNVTITNTGATVNGWTLGWAFPGNQVIGDMWNATKTQSGANATATNVSYNAGLPAGGTVSFGFNVTYTGSNAAPTAFTLNGASCGDTTPPSPTGSPSPTGSPSPTASPDPTTTPSGNLALNRPVTASSTESPHAAGQAVDGNGGTRWSSLYADPQWIQVDLGATYPINTVRLRWEAAYGRAYQIQTSTDGTTWTSVFSTTTGDGGTDDVTPAGASGRYVRMSGTARGTAWGYSLYEFEVYAVKPPTPPGPDCGQAPADPQANSKARNLICYLRTHTYVSGQTDLPDADRVQQLTGRYPAIVAFDFMEYTQGSIQTQQEIDWAKARNGIVAFQWHWYCPRGGNYSAPCDFQPDLNNPSSKLYQDIDLVVRELKKMGDAGVPVLFRPLHEANNNYMWWAKKGQDAYKQLWRLIYQRAQLAGAHNIVWVFNGMASGQGTSLASWYPGDGYVDLVTSDYFQSSGDFATTKAVSGAKTTGVAETFSPLNPNSDPAWPYFVVWASRDWNGSGKDVAGLWRTAMANPRTISIDQLPDMSAW, from the coding sequence ATGATCCAGCGCACCCGCACACGGGCGTGCCTGGCCGGGGCGGCGGCAGCCGTCACCGCGCTGGCCACCGCCCTCGTCACCACGCCACCCGCCCAGGCCGCCGCCGGCGCCTGCTCGGTGACCTGGCAGGTCACCAACGAATGGAGCGGCGGCGCCACCACCAACGTCACCATCACCAACACCGGCGCCACCGTGAACGGCTGGACGCTGGGCTGGGCGTTCCCCGGCAACCAGGTGATCGGCGACATGTGGAACGCGACGAAGACCCAGTCCGGCGCGAACGCCACCGCCACGAACGTCTCCTACAACGCGGGCCTCCCGGCCGGCGGCACGGTCAGCTTCGGCTTCAACGTCACCTACACCGGGTCGAACGCGGCCCCGACCGCGTTTACGCTCAACGGCGCGAGCTGCGGCGACACCACACCACCCAGCCCGACCGGCAGCCCGAGCCCGACCGGCAGCCCGAGCCCGACGGCGAGCCCCGACCCGACCACCACCCCCAGCGGCAACCTCGCGCTCAACCGACCGGTCACCGCGTCGTCCACGGAGAGCCCGCACGCCGCCGGCCAGGCGGTCGACGGCAACGGCGGCACCCGCTGGTCCAGCCTCTACGCCGACCCGCAGTGGATCCAGGTCGACCTCGGCGCCACGTACCCGATCAACACGGTGCGGCTGCGCTGGGAGGCCGCGTACGGCAGGGCGTACCAGATCCAGACCTCGACGGACGGCACCACCTGGACCTCAGTGTTCAGCACCACCACCGGCGACGGCGGCACCGACGACGTGACGCCGGCCGGCGCCAGCGGCCGGTACGTGCGGATGTCCGGCACCGCCCGCGGCACCGCCTGGGGTTACTCGCTCTACGAGTTCGAGGTGTACGCGGTGAAGCCGCCCACCCCGCCCGGCCCGGACTGCGGCCAGGCCCCGGCCGACCCGCAGGCGAACTCGAAGGCCCGCAACCTGATCTGCTACCTGCGCACGCACACCTACGTCAGCGGCCAGACCGACCTGCCGGACGCGGACCGGGTGCAGCAGTTGACCGGCCGCTATCCGGCGATCGTGGCGTTCGACTTCATGGAGTACACCCAGGGCAGCATCCAGACCCAGCAGGAAATCGACTGGGCCAAGGCCCGCAACGGCATCGTCGCGTTCCAGTGGCACTGGTACTGCCCGCGCGGCGGCAACTACTCCGCACCCTGCGACTTCCAGCCCGACCTGAACAACCCGTCGTCGAAGCTCTACCAGGACATCGACCTGGTGGTGCGGGAGCTGAAGAAGATGGGCGACGCCGGCGTGCCGGTGCTGTTCCGCCCGCTGCACGAGGCGAACAACAACTACATGTGGTGGGCGAAGAAGGGCCAGGACGCCTACAAGCAGCTCTGGCGGCTGATCTACCAGCGGGCCCAGCTCGCCGGCGCGCACAACATCGTCTGGGTGTTCAACGGCATGGCCAGCGGCCAGGGCACCTCGCTGGCGTCCTGGTACCCGGGCGACGGCTACGTCGACCTGGTCACCTCCGACTACTTCCAGAGCAGCGGCGACTTCGCCACCACCAAGGCGGTCAGCGGCGCCAAGACCACCGGCGTGGCGGAGACGTTCAGCCCGCTCAACCCGAACTCCGACCCGGCCTGGCCGTACTTCGTGGTCTGGGCGTCGCGCGACTGGAACGGCAGCGGCAAGGACGTGGCCGGGCTGTGGCGCACCGCGATGGCCAACCCCAGGACCATCTCGATCGACCAGCTTCCCGACATGTCCGCGTGGTGA
- a CDS encoding DNA polymerase III subunit gamma and tau — protein sequence MALALYRKYRPRTFAEIIGQEHVTEPLSQALRSGRLNHAYLFSGPRGCGKTSSARILARSLNCEQGPTPEPCGQCESCRSLATDGSGSIDVIEIDAASHGGVDDARELREKAFFAPARSRFKIYVIDEAHMVSSAGFNALLKLVEEPPEYVKFIFATTEPDKVLGTIKSRTHHYPFRLIPPKVLRPYLEQLTEAEGVKVEPAVFPLVVRAGGGSARDSLSVLDQLIAGAGPEGVGYARAAALLGVTDSALIDEMCDALAAGDGAAAYATVDRVAEAGHDPRRFASDLLERLRDLIVLQQVPDAAAKGLIDGPADQIERMAAQAQRLGPATLSRCADIVHNGLVGMRGTTAPRLLLELICARMLLPGVDDSSGGLLQRLERMERRLTLGGTEPPPVGHAGTAQEVRPVPSAPGAAAAAIHPETAGTPAAADAPTGAAAARAAAMAAGSRPASAAPRAANDAAAGRRAPVGADPVDGPAVPTGLSGATPATDDRPAAGASTGPGAGPAGGPAGVDAVAGSAGPAGSGAAPGGPGDRSTPGAPARRPVPASAVMPDPVTPEPPRPGSAGPGALDAVAVRRVWPDIVAKVNRIKKPAAALMRDAVVRDVDGETLVLTVKSPVLAQMMAAQTSVLAEALYEEFGGRWQIRCEVAGERGGTSLGGSRPARPASGPAAEPDGPAPRPGGSAGTGAPGSTGGPGGPGAAGVGSGGPGPAGASQGDPGPSAAGTGRADAGEGTNGAARRPDTPPASPAADDDDDEDWPEAARPGGEASAADRSEPVRSAGTGTAAGSGGAEDWPAAARPGGGTATATATPAVSKPAGPAATPPPSAKGAAGGPRNSAIAAARAAAAAAAGGGPGKGTRAAQAGQPAADVEWAGEPPYDPDFDGPIRPGQRGAAPATPAYEGFDPGDEPLDEVIDERTARQSSEEQAVALLREAFGAERINEVDAR from the coding sequence GTGGCACTGGCCCTTTACCGCAAGTACCGGCCCCGTACGTTCGCCGAGATCATCGGTCAGGAGCACGTGACCGAGCCGCTGTCGCAGGCGCTGCGCAGCGGGCGGCTCAACCACGCCTATCTCTTCTCCGGTCCACGCGGCTGCGGCAAGACCTCCAGCGCCCGGATCCTGGCCCGCTCGCTCAACTGCGAGCAGGGGCCGACGCCCGAGCCGTGCGGCCAGTGCGAGTCCTGCCGCTCGCTGGCCACCGACGGCTCCGGCTCGATCGACGTCATCGAGATCGACGCGGCCAGTCACGGCGGCGTCGACGACGCCCGCGAACTGCGCGAGAAGGCGTTCTTCGCGCCGGCCCGCAGCCGCTTCAAGATCTATGTCATCGACGAGGCGCACATGGTCTCGTCGGCCGGCTTCAACGCCCTGCTCAAGCTGGTCGAGGAGCCCCCGGAATACGTCAAGTTCATCTTCGCCACCACCGAGCCGGACAAGGTCCTCGGCACGATCAAGTCGCGGACCCACCACTACCCGTTCCGGCTGATCCCGCCAAAGGTGCTCCGGCCCTATCTGGAGCAGCTCACCGAGGCCGAGGGCGTCAAGGTCGAGCCGGCGGTGTTCCCGCTGGTGGTGCGCGCCGGCGGGGGCAGCGCACGGGACAGCCTCTCCGTGCTCGACCAACTCATCGCCGGCGCCGGCCCGGAGGGGGTCGGCTACGCCCGGGCCGCCGCGCTGCTCGGCGTCACCGACTCCGCGTTGATCGACGAGATGTGCGACGCGCTGGCCGCCGGCGACGGCGCGGCCGCCTACGCGACCGTCGACCGGGTCGCCGAGGCCGGCCACGACCCGCGCCGGTTCGCCTCCGACCTGCTGGAGCGGCTGCGTGACCTGATCGTGCTCCAGCAGGTGCCGGACGCCGCCGCCAAGGGCCTCATCGACGGTCCGGCCGACCAGATCGAGCGGATGGCCGCCCAGGCCCAACGGCTCGGTCCCGCCACGCTGTCGCGCTGCGCCGACATCGTGCACAACGGCCTGGTCGGGATGCGCGGCACCACCGCGCCCCGGCTGCTGCTGGAGCTGATCTGCGCCCGGATGCTCCTGCCCGGCGTCGACGACTCGTCCGGCGGCCTGCTCCAGCGCCTGGAGCGGATGGAGCGCCGGCTCACCCTGGGCGGCACCGAGCCGCCGCCGGTCGGGCACGCCGGCACCGCCCAGGAGGTACGCCCGGTGCCTTCCGCCCCGGGCGCGGCTGCCGCCGCGATCCACCCGGAGACCGCCGGCACGCCGGCGGCTGCCGACGCCCCGACCGGTGCCGCCGCCGCCCGGGCCGCCGCCATGGCAGCCGGCTCCCGTCCCGCCTCGGCCGCGCCGCGCGCCGCCAACGATGCGGCTGCCGGCCGGCGAGCCCCGGTCGGTGCGGACCCGGTGGACGGCCCGGCCGTCCCCACCGGCCTGTCCGGGGCCACCCCGGCCACCGACGACCGGCCCGCCGCAGGTGCGAGCACCGGCCCCGGCGCCGGCCCGGCCGGCGGTCCGGCCGGGGTCGACGCGGTCGCCGGTTCCGCTGGTCCGGCTGGGTCCGGCGCGGCGCCCGGTGGCCCGGGTGACCGGTCCACCCCCGGAGCGCCGGCCCGACGGCCCGTGCCGGCCTCGGCGGTGATGCCCGACCCGGTCACCCCCGAGCCGCCCCGGCCCGGTTCCGCCGGCCCCGGCGCGCTGGACGCGGTCGCGGTGCGGCGGGTGTGGCCGGACATCGTGGCCAAGGTCAACCGGATCAAGAAGCCGGCCGCCGCGCTGATGCGGGACGCGGTGGTCCGCGACGTGGACGGCGAGACGCTGGTGCTGACCGTCAAGTCGCCGGTGCTCGCCCAGATGATGGCCGCGCAGACATCGGTCCTGGCCGAAGCGCTCTACGAGGAGTTCGGCGGGCGCTGGCAGATCCGCTGCGAGGTGGCCGGCGAGCGGGGTGGCACCTCGCTCGGCGGATCGCGCCCGGCCCGCCCGGCATCCGGCCCGGCCGCCGAGCCCGACGGCCCGGCTCCTCGTCCCGGCGGATCAGCCGGGACCGGTGCCCCGGGCTCGACCGGTGGACCCGGTGGTCCGGGCGCGGCGGGCGTCGGGTCCGGTGGTCCGGGTCCGGCGGGTGCCTCGCAAGGCGATCCCGGTCCGTCCGCTGCCGGCACCGGTCGGGCTGATGCGGGCGAGGGCACGAACGGCGCTGCGCGACGGCCCGACACCCCGCCGGCCAGTCCGGCCGCCGACGACGACGACGACGAGGACTGGCCGGAGGCGGCCCGTCCCGGCGGCGAGGCGAGCGCGGCGGACCGGTCGGAGCCGGTGCGCTCCGCCGGCACCGGCACGGCGGCGGGTTCCGGCGGCGCCGAGGACTGGCCGGCGGCGGCCCGTCCGGGTGGGGGCACGGCCACCGCGACCGCGACTCCCGCCGTATCGAAGCCGGCCGGACCGGCGGCCACGCCGCCGCCGTCCGCGAAGGGCGCCGCCGGCGGGCCGCGGAACAGCGCGATCGCGGCGGCCCGGGCCGCGGCGGCCGCCGCGGCGGGTGGTGGGCCGGGTAAGGGCACCCGCGCGGCGCAGGCGGGTCAGCCGGCCGCGGACGTCGAGTGGGCCGGTGAGCCGCCCTATGACCCGGACTTCGACGGGCCGATCCGGCCCGGCCAGCGGGGAGCGGCCCCGGCGACCCCCGCCTACGAGGGGTTCGACCCGGGCGACGAGCCGCTGGACGAGGTGATCGACGAGCGGACCGCCCGGCAGTCCAGCGAGGAGCAGGCGGTGGCGCTGCTGCGCGAGGCGTTCGGGGCCGAGAGGATCAACGAGGTCGACGCGCGCTGA
- a CDS encoding YbaB/EbfC family nucleoid-associated protein, whose translation MQQMLKQAQKMQQQIANAQAELAEAELTGTAGGGLVTATVAGTGELKAIKIDPKAVDPEDVETLEDLVVAAVHNAAEAARELTEKKMGPVAGGMGGLGLPGF comes from the coding sequence ATGCAGCAGATGCTGAAGCAGGCGCAGAAGATGCAGCAGCAGATCGCCAACGCCCAGGCCGAGTTGGCCGAGGCGGAGCTGACCGGCACCGCGGGCGGTGGCCTGGTGACGGCCACCGTCGCCGGCACCGGCGAGCTGAAGGCGATCAAGATCGACCCGAAGGCGGTCGACCCGGAGGACGTGGAGACGCTGGAGGACCTGGTCGTCGCGGCCGTGCACAACGCCGCCGAGGCGGCCCGCGAACTGACCGAGAAGAAGATGGGCCCGGTCGCGGGCGGGATGGGCGGCCTCGGCCTGCCCGGTTTCTGA
- the recR gene encoding recombination mediator RecR yields MYEGAIQDLIDELGRLPGVGPKSAQRIAFHVLSADPADVNRLAGALRKVKDLVRFCTTCYNVAESEQCRICRDPRRTDEVLCVVEEPKDVVAIERTGEFRGRYHVLGGAINPLEGIGPDNLRIRELMTRLGGGEVRELILATDPNTEGEATATYLALMVKPMGIAVTRLASGLPVGGDLEYADEITLGRAFEGRRAV; encoded by the coding sequence ATGTACGAAGGTGCCATCCAGGACCTGATCGACGAGTTGGGTCGGCTGCCGGGTGTCGGCCCGAAGAGCGCCCAGCGGATCGCCTTCCACGTCCTGTCGGCGGATCCGGCCGACGTCAACCGGTTGGCCGGCGCGCTGCGCAAGGTCAAGGACCTGGTGCGGTTCTGCACGACCTGTTACAACGTGGCCGAGTCCGAGCAGTGCCGGATCTGCCGCGACCCACGGCGCACCGACGAGGTGCTGTGCGTGGTCGAGGAGCCGAAGGACGTGGTGGCGATCGAGCGGACCGGCGAGTTCCGCGGGCGCTACCACGTGCTCGGTGGCGCGATCAACCCGCTGGAGGGCATCGGTCCGGACAACCTGCGGATCCGCGAGCTGATGACCCGGTTGGGCGGTGGCGAGGTCCGCGAGCTGATCCTCGCCACCGACCCGAACACCGAGGGTGAGGCGACCGCGACCTATCTGGCGCTGATGGTCAAGCCGATGGGGATCGCGGTGACCCGGTTGGCCAGCGGCCTGCCGGTCGGCGGCGACCTGGAGTACGCCGACGAGATCACGCTGGGCCGCGCCTTCGAGGGGCGCCGGGCGGTCTGA